A portion of the Acidisarcina polymorpha genome contains these proteins:
- a CDS encoding VirB4 family type IV secretion system protein has protein sequence MTRANAEQQKHTPWFAKAGAACSIVPISRFVGPNIFALKGGGYGCLFSLTGLDEEALTDLELEARVRQVEGALRGLPEGSCLYQYTRVMSGFDLPREKQYANEVTETFASDRLTHLDKTAGFRRIDLHWCLTLEPSKAKAFERKPQENAVDTSRMLSDLEKTATLLEGHLGSSLGLNLLGKAEAFQFFSYLFNLEEWADRDQLREDTSVDRQIVKSPVAWHSDHVQVGKRHVQMFSLKTTPEASRPCMFSGLLTIDCDSVLCSTWRVKSTSAARSEIDAQEKFISFFKVGVMQRVMSGRDSASLDTGAGAKAANNNVDDLSDVIRSLDKKAQGEFSLRLLLAATSPEQLRDIVPTVHRVFVDARAQVMEETLGNLSAFYAMFPGNRKFSVFPLWLAEDHHARLSSVFAPHIGHPHSEDLDSEYLNIFETRTRTPFFQDVYVDGVRVMLIIGPTGTGKSVHGNQIISLEQKYGGFTYIFDIGGSYESVVELYGGRVDRVGKDGPRVNPFALEPTESNIKFLYSFVKLLLANGGAELEPEDDDVIHKAVQDMYLLDAANRRLSNLFLPKKLDRYLSKWVGKGIYNAVFDNVEDSLSLSRLQCFDFQGVNKEQYADLIEPLMVWLLRRINDVLYNPANLGVPKHILIEEIFSSMKNKQLLDGALASIKTVRKNLGGVTMIGQSADDLGANADSIVNSCTSFLFLKDATFNRKRYAELFKMNEQQLALFESLQDREGLYMRRDGLTKVVTLNLDSRSYATFSTKPKDRVRRTKLIDKYGLSEGISRFALGETV, from the coding sequence ATGACCCGCGCAAACGCTGAACAACAAAAACATACCCCGTGGTTTGCGAAGGCGGGAGCGGCCTGCAGCATCGTGCCCATCTCCCGCTTCGTGGGGCCAAACATCTTCGCCCTGAAGGGCGGCGGCTACGGATGCCTCTTTTCTCTGACTGGCTTGGATGAAGAAGCCCTGACCGACCTGGAACTTGAGGCCCGCGTTCGTCAGGTGGAAGGCGCTTTGCGCGGACTGCCGGAGGGATCGTGCCTCTATCAGTACACCCGTGTCATGTCCGGCTTCGATCTTCCCCGAGAGAAGCAGTATGCGAACGAGGTGACTGAGACGTTCGCCAGCGACCGTCTGACCCATCTCGACAAGACGGCAGGTTTTCGACGCATCGACCTCCACTGGTGCCTGACGCTGGAGCCGTCGAAGGCCAAAGCCTTCGAGCGCAAGCCGCAGGAGAACGCGGTCGATACCTCCCGTATGCTGTCTGACCTTGAGAAGACAGCGACATTGCTGGAAGGACACCTCGGAAGTTCTCTCGGCCTCAACCTGCTGGGTAAGGCCGAAGCCTTCCAGTTCTTTAGCTATCTCTTCAATCTTGAAGAGTGGGCGGATCGCGATCAGCTCCGAGAAGACACCAGTGTTGACCGCCAGATCGTCAAGAGTCCGGTCGCCTGGCATAGCGATCATGTGCAGGTAGGCAAGCGGCACGTCCAAATGTTCTCGCTCAAGACGACCCCCGAAGCATCCCGGCCTTGCATGTTCTCCGGACTGCTAACTATCGACTGCGATAGCGTGCTGTGTTCGACATGGCGGGTGAAGTCAACTTCAGCAGCCCGCAGCGAGATCGACGCCCAGGAGAAGTTCATTTCCTTCTTCAAAGTTGGCGTTATGCAGCGGGTGATGAGCGGGCGCGATAGCGCTTCGCTGGATACGGGAGCCGGAGCGAAGGCCGCGAACAATAACGTCGATGACCTCAGCGACGTCATCCGTTCTCTCGACAAGAAAGCCCAGGGCGAGTTTTCGCTTCGTTTGCTTCTTGCGGCCACAAGCCCAGAGCAGCTCCGTGACATCGTTCCCACTGTGCATCGAGTGTTTGTGGATGCGCGTGCGCAGGTGATGGAGGAGACGCTTGGCAATCTCTCTGCCTTCTACGCCATGTTTCCCGGCAATCGAAAGTTCAGTGTCTTTCCACTGTGGCTTGCAGAGGATCATCACGCTCGCCTCTCCTCTGTGTTCGCTCCCCATATCGGACATCCTCACTCGGAAGACCTCGATTCGGAGTACCTCAACATCTTCGAGACGCGCACGAGGACGCCGTTCTTTCAGGACGTGTATGTGGACGGCGTACGGGTCATGCTCATCATTGGTCCGACAGGGACCGGGAAGTCGGTGCACGGAAATCAGATCATCTCGCTTGAGCAGAAATATGGCGGATTCACTTACATCTTCGACATCGGCGGCAGCTACGAAAGCGTCGTTGAACTGTATGGCGGTCGTGTCGATCGCGTTGGCAAGGACGGTCCACGGGTAAACCCGTTCGCCTTGGAGCCGACCGAGAGCAACATCAAATTCTTGTACTCGTTCGTCAAGCTCCTGCTCGCCAATGGCGGAGCGGAACTTGAGCCGGAGGATGACGACGTGATCCATAAGGCGGTGCAGGATATGTACCTGCTCGATGCCGCGAATCGCCGCCTCTCCAATCTTTTCCTCCCGAAGAAGCTCGACCGGTATTTGTCCAAGTGGGTTGGCAAGGGCATCTATAATGCCGTCTTCGACAACGTGGAAGACAGCCTCTCACTCTCTCGGCTCCAATGCTTCGACTTCCAGGGCGTTAACAAGGAACAGTACGCCGACCTGATCGAGCCGCTGATGGTGTGGCTGCTACGCCGAATCAATGATGTGCTCTACAACCCGGCCAATCTCGGAGTACCGAAGCACATTCTCATCGAAGAGATCTTCTCTTCGATGAAGAACAAGCAGCTCTTGGATGGTGCGCTCGCTTCCATCAAGACCGTTCGCAAGAACCTCGGCGGCGTGACCATGATCGGCCAGTCCGCCGACGATCTTGGAGCGAATGCGGACAGCATCGTGAACTCCTGCACTTCGTTTCTCTTCCTGAAAGACGCCACCTTCAACAGGAAGCGGTATGCCGAACTTTTCAAGATGAACGAGCAACAGCTCGCTCTCTTCGAGAGCTTGCAGGATCGCGAAGGACTTTACATGCGGCGCGACGGGCTGACCAAGGTTGTCACCCTCAATCTCGACAGCCGCAGCTACGCCACCTTTTCAACCAAGCCGAAGGACCGGGTGCGCCGGACCAAGCTAATCGACAAATACGGACTCTCCGAGGGCATCTCCCGCTTCGCCCTCGGCGAGACTGTCTAA
- a CDS encoding VirB3 family type IV secretion system protein yields MTKRGEPLPINQALNRPRAKLGLDLSAWMAIVFVCVTVFLVGFRIVAILSFPTLAGGAWLIVRKHPKMFQLWGLSLNQKSYYDPRKR; encoded by the coding sequence ATGACCAAGCGGGGGGAACCGTTACCGATCAATCAGGCGTTGAACAGGCCGAGAGCCAAGCTAGGGCTTGACCTCTCGGCATGGATGGCCATCGTGTTTGTCTGCGTGACGGTTTTCCTCGTCGGTTTCCGAATAGTGGCAATTCTTAGCTTTCCAACACTGGCGGGCGGCGCATGGCTGATCGTCCGCAAACACCCAAAGATGTTCCAACTCTGGGGCCTGAGCCTCAACCAGAAGAGCTACTATGACCCGCGCAAACGCTGA
- a CDS encoding AAA family ATPase, whose amino-acid sequence MNNPFEFGRELGTEELVDRADEVAAVVQTIRQGSKLFLVGPRRFGKTSILKTSEDRLSTTDAVVLRFDAESYPALDTFVTSLISTAAKALKGPVERVGEQVRGFFSRLRPELSFNITQDAWSAKLGMNVASTQEAHLTLLVEALNGLEALAAAQPKGRPVGLIVDEFQKVIEMGGTQAESQIRAAIQRHKRVGYVFAGSKTRMLTAMTMDAARPFYRLGAVRFIGPVPKADFVAFLRSKFEESGYRIEDDAALQAILDLSEEVPYNVQMLAHACWDQLRTRPKQTAVLTSILVHEAMSLIVRQYDPFYTQIWSSLTAVQQKTLLAVIQEAGARLQSQKVALSVGKGASTVQRALEALTDKEILREEEHEGGVRMRFEDPFLSQWIRAFPARVTGFIVPQTR is encoded by the coding sequence ATGAATAATCCTTTCGAATTCGGTCGGGAACTGGGAACCGAAGAACTCGTAGATCGCGCAGACGAGGTTGCCGCGGTCGTTCAGACCATCCGCCAAGGCTCAAAGCTGTTCCTCGTTGGGCCAAGACGTTTCGGGAAGACCTCAATCCTCAAGACATCGGAAGATCGTCTGAGCACGACTGATGCCGTCGTTCTGCGGTTCGACGCAGAGAGCTACCCTGCGTTGGACACCTTCGTGACGAGCCTTATTTCAACCGCGGCAAAAGCTCTGAAGGGGCCTGTCGAACGGGTTGGAGAGCAAGTCCGCGGCTTCTTTTCCCGGCTTCGACCCGAACTGAGTTTCAACATTACCCAGGATGCTTGGAGCGCCAAGTTGGGAATGAATGTTGCATCAACCCAAGAGGCCCATCTGACCCTACTGGTTGAAGCCCTGAATGGCCTGGAAGCTCTCGCGGCGGCTCAGCCAAAGGGTCGACCGGTTGGCCTCATTGTCGATGAGTTTCAGAAAGTCATCGAGATGGGCGGCACCCAGGCCGAATCGCAAATTCGCGCGGCCATTCAGCGACACAAGCGGGTCGGGTATGTGTTCGCGGGCTCGAAGACGCGGATGCTCACCGCAATGACGATGGACGCGGCGAGACCCTTCTACCGGCTGGGTGCGGTTCGCTTCATTGGACCGGTGCCCAAAGCCGATTTTGTCGCATTTCTCCGTTCCAAGTTCGAAGAAAGTGGCTACCGCATCGAAGACGACGCTGCGCTTCAGGCCATTCTCGACTTGTCGGAAGAAGTGCCATACAACGTGCAGATGTTAGCGCACGCCTGTTGGGACCAACTGCGCACGCGGCCCAAGCAGACAGCCGTTCTCACCTCGATTCTCGTCCATGAGGCAATGAGCCTCATCGTGAGGCAATACGACCCTTTCTACACACAAATCTGGTCATCTCTCACCGCCGTTCAGCAGAAGACCTTGCTGGCAGTGATTCAAGAGGCTGGTGCTCGACTTCAATCTCAGAAGGTGGCGCTATCGGTGGGCAAAGGAGCCTCAACGGTACAGCGCGCTCTCGAAGCTCTCACCGACAAGGAAATCCTTCGTGAAGAGGAACACGAAGGCGGCGTCAGAATGAGATTTGAAGATCCATTCCTATCGCAGTGGATACGCGCATTCCCGGCGCGGGTCACAGGTTTCATCGTCCCCCAAACCCGATAA
- a CDS encoding alpha/beta hydrolase family protein: MSSSLAAVGPSAVVSIAPVVLPSPRRGVDLHVRVSAPITGDALSVIIFSHGNGQSLHAYGPLTDYWAAHGFVVIQPTHLDSRTLGLAPDDPRRPQLWRFREEDLAAVLDGLDRIESEAPMIRGRLDRSRIAVAGHSWGGQTAGTLLGVTHPDPDDESVVNRQDARIKAGVLLAAPGSGNDLTEHAARTFPFMYPDFSTMTAPTLLVVGDHDMSRLSTRGADWWRDAYDLSPSPKALFTAFGGEHSLGGIPGYEVRETTDERPQRVSAIQRLSTAFLRSALHPGEPAWAETVAALTTDATLEGSIETK, encoded by the coding sequence ATGTCCAGTTCGCTCGCCGCAGTCGGCCCATCCGCTGTCGTTTCCATCGCTCCCGTTGTCTTGCCGTCACCGCGCAGGGGCGTTGACCTGCACGTTAGAGTGTCCGCACCAATCACGGGCGACGCGCTGTCCGTCATCATTTTCTCGCACGGCAACGGTCAGTCGCTTCACGCCTACGGCCCCCTCACTGACTATTGGGCGGCGCATGGCTTTGTCGTGATCCAACCGACGCACCTGGATTCGCGAACGCTGGGCCTCGCGCCGGACGATCCTCGCCGCCCGCAGCTCTGGCGCTTCCGTGAGGAAGACTTGGCGGCCGTGCTCGACGGACTCGATCGCATCGAGAGCGAGGCACCGATGATCCGGGGACGGCTCGACCGCTCGCGCATCGCGGTTGCCGGTCATTCTTGGGGTGGGCAGACCGCCGGCACCTTGCTCGGTGTCACCCATCCAGATCCTGACGACGAATCGGTGGTCAACAGGCAGGACGCTCGCATCAAGGCGGGCGTGCTGCTCGCGGCGCCCGGCAGCGGCAACGACCTGACCGAACATGCAGCTCGCACCTTTCCGTTCATGTATCCAGATTTCTCGACCATGACGGCACCAACCCTGCTCGTCGTGGGCGACCATGACATGAGCAGGCTTTCGACACGCGGCGCCGACTGGTGGCGCGACGCCTACGATCTGAGCCCATCCCCCAAGGCGTTGTTCACGGCCTTTGGTGGCGAACATTCGCTTGGCGGCATCCCCGGATACGAGGTGCGCGAGACGACGGACGAACGACCCCAGCGGGTCTCCGCGATCCAGCGCCTTTCAACAGCCTTCCTCCGCAGCGCGCTCCACCCCGGAGAACCCGCCTGGGCCGAGACGGTTGCAGCACTGACAACCGATGCCACACTGGAAGGCAGCATCGAGACAAAGTGA
- a CDS encoding TetR/AcrR family transcriptional regulator, whose amino-acid sequence MSRTNPSATPSTTLHNTNPLSKQRQDKPAIICKARDSYHHGDLRVALIQAADEMIAQGGIEGFSLRAAAQRAGVSPAAPAHHFGGAKGLLTEVAILAYERAGRYIDGAGHSNDIVADVRAVGLAFIKFAIDYPGHFRLMFRNDLVDRSDPRLSKASKEPGIRLGHAVLAYRSNAVPQPGSFEDSAEMLCGIAALHGLANMVIEEKAMQFFKGATAKNFVNRYLPKVVEHLFPRTETHPSEPERRKDDA is encoded by the coding sequence ATGAGCCGCACCAATCCTTCGGCAACCCCTTCGACCACTCTACACAACACTAACCCCTTATCTAAACAGCGTCAAGATAAACCTGCTATCATTTGCAAAGCACGAGACAGCTACCATCACGGCGATCTACGCGTGGCACTCATCCAGGCTGCTGACGAGATGATTGCGCAGGGTGGCATCGAGGGTTTTTCTCTACGTGCAGCCGCACAGAGGGCCGGTGTGTCGCCTGCGGCGCCCGCGCATCACTTCGGCGGAGCGAAAGGACTTCTGACGGAGGTGGCGATTCTGGCCTACGAACGAGCGGGAAGGTATATCGACGGTGCTGGCCATTCGAACGACATCGTTGCCGATGTACGCGCGGTGGGACTGGCCTTCATCAAATTCGCCATCGATTACCCGGGGCACTTCCGCCTGATGTTTCGCAACGATCTGGTTGATCGTAGTGATCCACGGCTCTCAAAGGCCAGCAAGGAGCCAGGTATCCGCCTTGGACATGCGGTCCTCGCCTACCGTTCCAACGCTGTTCCGCAACCGGGCAGTTTCGAGGATTCGGCAGAGATGCTATGCGGCATTGCAGCCCTTCACGGGCTTGCCAACATGGTGATTGAAGAGAAGGCGATGCAGTTCTTCAAGGGTGCAACAGCAAAGAATTTCGTCAACCGCTACCTGCCCAAAGTGGTTGAGCACCTTTTCCCTCGCACCGAAACCCACCCGTCTGAACCGGAACGCCGAAAGGACGACGCATGA
- a CDS encoding SDR family NAD(P)-dependent oxidoreductase produces the protein MSKVWFITGASRGFGRVWAEAALERGDKVVATARKLESLGDLKERFGDSVLPLELDVTNAVRVPVVVREAFEHFGRVDVLLNNAGYSLIATTEEATDEQIANLFDANYTGVVRVLRAALPLMRQQGGGHILGVTSSVGVVPAPFIGVYSATKAAAEALHEALAKEVAQFGIKVTMIEPGAYATEFGKSATRANTLEVYDTLRKDFIGTLMKLERGNPKATGEAILKVVDAPEPPLRLILGSTALPEIRSTYADRLATWDAWKAVSDSAQ, from the coding sequence ATGAGTAAGGTTTGGTTCATCACAGGAGCATCGCGCGGTTTTGGGCGTGTCTGGGCTGAGGCCGCATTGGAGCGCGGCGACAAGGTTGTCGCGACGGCTCGCAAACTGGAGAGCCTCGGGGATCTGAAGGAGCGATTTGGCGATAGCGTCCTGCCGTTAGAGCTGGATGTAACAAACGCCGTGCGTGTGCCCGTCGTGGTGCGCGAGGCCTTCGAGCACTTCGGGCGCGTCGATGTCCTGCTTAACAACGCCGGATACAGCCTGATTGCCACGACGGAGGAGGCAACTGACGAACAGATTGCAAACCTGTTCGACGCAAACTACACTGGCGTAGTGCGCGTTCTGCGCGCGGCTTTGCCCCTCATGCGGCAGCAGGGAGGCGGTCACATCCTCGGTGTGACAAGCAGCGTGGGTGTGGTCCCCGCACCGTTCATCGGTGTCTACTCCGCCACGAAAGCGGCTGCTGAAGCTTTGCACGAAGCTCTGGCCAAAGAGGTTGCGCAGTTCGGGATCAAGGTCACGATGATCGAACCTGGAGCGTATGCCACGGAGTTTGGAAAGAGCGCTACGCGAGCGAACACGCTGGAGGTCTATGACACTCTCCGCAAGGACTTCATCGGCACCCTGATGAAGTTAGAGCGCGGCAATCCCAAAGCTACGGGAGAGGCCATCCTGAAAGTTGTGGATGCGCCGGAACCGCCGCTGCGCCTCATCCTTGGAAGCACTGCGCTTCCAGAGATACGTTCGACGTATGCTGACCGACTCGCCACCTGGGATGCATGGAAGGCTGTTTCGGACTCCGCACAGTAA
- a CDS encoding NADP-dependent oxidoreductase, translating to MSNLDARTMKALRLHSYGAPLEVLQLEDSTIPSPGAGQIRVRVHACGLNPADWALCQGFMASSLPRGIGLDVSGAVDALGDGVSNVSVGDLVFGVPDFMSQPSAGAANFAILAVWEPVPDGLSLIAAAALPMAIETATRTLDLLGLKRDQTILINGGGTMVGFAAVQIAILRGAQVIATAGDTFASRLRDLGAKVTSYRAGMVDRVRELAAGAPIDMVLQTAMASGALPDLIRLVGGDPQRVMSIGDPDAKDFGVRTSGSEPDLVVRYDVLGHYARLAAEGRFTIPVTRTFSLDDWREAVEESLSGRAHGKLVLLPDQASSTL from the coding sequence ATGTCAAATCTAGATGCCCGCACGATGAAAGCACTTCGCCTGCATAGCTACGGAGCACCGTTGGAGGTACTGCAACTGGAAGACTCTACTATTCCCAGCCCAGGCGCCGGTCAGATTCGCGTGCGAGTTCACGCCTGCGGACTCAACCCTGCAGATTGGGCCCTGTGTCAGGGCTTCATGGCAAGTTCGCTCCCACGCGGCATCGGCCTGGATGTGTCAGGGGCAGTTGATGCGTTAGGCGACGGCGTGTCGAACGTCAGTGTGGGCGACCTAGTCTTCGGCGTGCCAGACTTCATGAGTCAGCCAAGCGCCGGTGCAGCAAACTTTGCGATCCTTGCGGTCTGGGAGCCGGTACCTGATGGCCTCAGCTTGATCGCGGCCGCCGCTTTGCCTATGGCTATTGAGACTGCGACCCGCACGCTCGATCTTCTCGGGCTGAAGAGGGATCAGACCATCCTGATCAACGGCGGAGGAACGATGGTAGGTTTCGCGGCCGTCCAGATCGCGATCCTGCGAGGCGCACAGGTAATCGCAACCGCCGGCGATACCTTTGCAAGCCGTTTGCGGGACCTCGGCGCGAAGGTGACATCGTACCGCGCTGGCATGGTGGATCGTGTTCGCGAGCTTGCCGCTGGAGCCCCCATCGACATGGTTCTACAAACCGCGATGGCCTCGGGCGCGCTGCCCGATCTCATCAGGCTCGTCGGGGGAGATCCACAACGGGTGATGAGCATAGGCGATCCAGACGCTAAAGATTTCGGGGTGCGGACGTCAGGAAGCGAACCCGACCTGGTCGTTCGGTATGACGTCCTCGGTCACTACGCACGTCTTGCGGCCGAAGGACGTTTCACAATCCCGGTTACTCGCACCTTCAGCCTGGATGATTGGCGCGAAGCGGTCGAAGAAAGCCTCAGCGGGCGAGCTCACGGCAAGCTTGTACTTCTGCCGGACCAAGCCTCATCCACACTATGA
- a CDS encoding TetR/AcrR family transcriptional regulator — MPRNSSEVRRRLQLAALELFQEAGYEATTAAQIAGRAGVTERTFFRHFSDKREVLFDGEALLSEALTRTIRSTAPELGPWDTLFHAFQSVEQLFIDNRAFSEPRLRVIAASPALQERAHAKERSLTLALASALLERGVDNSLAVLAAQMGMAALAHAFMSWIAGSGSLHQHLVLAFDQVRDLSSSGLQGAQSAPAATKSRKRREASCD, encoded by the coding sequence ATGCCGAGAAACAGCAGTGAAGTGCGTCGGCGTCTCCAACTGGCGGCTTTGGAACTGTTCCAGGAAGCTGGATATGAGGCAACTACGGCTGCACAGATCGCTGGGAGGGCCGGTGTTACGGAACGCACGTTCTTCCGTCACTTCTCCGACAAGCGAGAAGTGCTCTTTGATGGGGAGGCTTTGCTGAGCGAGGCTCTAACTAGGACGATCCGGAGCACGGCGCCTGAACTTGGCCCGTGGGATACGTTGTTTCACGCTTTCCAATCCGTGGAGCAGTTATTCATCGACAACCGCGCCTTTTCAGAGCCCCGCCTGCGTGTCATTGCCGCTAGTCCAGCACTTCAGGAGCGCGCGCACGCGAAAGAAAGATCTTTGACTCTAGCCCTTGCATCGGCATTGCTTGAGCGTGGCGTTGACAACTCGCTCGCAGTTTTGGCGGCACAGATGGGAATGGCGGCACTCGCTCATGCCTTTATGTCCTGGATTGCTGGCTCAGGCTCTTTACACCAACATCTCGTGCTTGCCTTTGACCAAGTACGCGATCTATCTTCATCAGGTTTACAAGGGGCTCAAAGTGCGCCAGCAGCGACCAAGTCCCGGAAGCGGCGTGAGGCATCGTGCGACTAG
- a CDS encoding DinB family protein: protein MKKLPFLALVLMAFAFAAHAQDASRKDAAKPAELEVKVVLDSWNEIGRKLTALAEDFPEDKYDFKPTPAERSFAEQLLHAAGSCYYFTDSLTGKPLADQGSPKRAQYKSKADIVAFVKKSFADGATAIQAQGEKGMSTEVVYMPGQKSRVIDIAYGIIEHSGEHYGQLVVYYRLAGLVPPESRPKQ from the coding sequence ATGAAAAAACTACCGTTTCTCGCTTTAGTCCTGATGGCATTCGCATTTGCCGCCCACGCTCAGGACGCGTCGAGAAAAGACGCAGCCAAACCTGCCGAACTGGAGGTAAAGGTCGTGCTCGATTCCTGGAATGAGATTGGCCGCAAGCTTACCGCGCTGGCCGAAGATTTTCCCGAGGACAAATATGACTTCAAGCCGACACCTGCGGAACGGAGTTTCGCCGAGCAGTTGTTGCACGCGGCGGGCTCATGCTACTACTTCACGGATTCTCTGACAGGAAAGCCTCTCGCGGATCAAGGAAGTCCGAAGCGCGCGCAATACAAGTCCAAGGCCGATATCGTTGCCTTCGTCAAGAAATCCTTCGCCGACGGCGCAACCGCGATTCAGGCGCAAGGCGAGAAAGGCATGTCGACGGAAGTTGTCTATATGCCTGGGCAGAAATCGCGCGTTATCGACATTGCCTACGGCATCATCGAGCATAGCGGTGAACACTATGGTCAGCTCGTTGTGTACTACCGCCTTGCAGGTCTTGTGCCGCCGGAGTCACGGCCCAAGCAGTAA
- a CDS encoding tyrosine-type recombinase/integrase, protein MRACYQFGSLVTKKRAKGSDAWEFRYYESTSDGDRTRKTCTIGSVDKYKTEAQARKAVEALLLKLNSETPQQRMAVVTFGGVCDRYIQEELPERYSTGKSYRSNIERHLKPRWGDYLLAKIRPMAVEDWLKNLDMAPKSKAHIRSLMHLMYQCAARWELFNEQRNPIALVRVKNCTRRRQRPMILTVESFQAVLQTLKEPYKTMVIIAQCLGLRVSEIAGLKWDDFDFERRQLLVQRSIVNGRVDDVKTEYSHDYVPLHESLIAVMLAWSAKAYPTEEGWVFANPMTSRPFYPTEIQKRHLRPLGNKLGLGALGWHTFRHTYRSWLDETGAPMKVQQELMRHASIQTTMNVYGQAMPASKREANGKVVQMVLTPARMSA, encoded by the coding sequence ATGCGCGCTTGTTATCAGTTTGGCAGTCTCGTCACAAAGAAGCGGGCGAAGGGATCGGACGCCTGGGAGTTTCGGTACTACGAGTCAACCTCGGATGGGGACAGGACACGCAAGACCTGCACCATCGGTTCGGTGGACAAGTACAAGACCGAAGCGCAAGCCCGGAAGGCGGTTGAGGCCCTTCTCCTTAAACTCAACTCAGAAACCCCACAACAGAGGATGGCCGTGGTGACGTTCGGCGGTGTGTGCGACCGATACATTCAAGAGGAGTTGCCGGAACGCTACTCCACTGGCAAGTCGTATAGGAGCAACATCGAACGGCATCTGAAACCACGTTGGGGGGATTATCTGCTTGCAAAGATTCGGCCGATGGCGGTCGAAGATTGGTTGAAGAACCTCGATATGGCTCCCAAATCGAAGGCCCACATTCGCAGCTTGATGCACCTGATGTATCAGTGTGCCGCTCGCTGGGAACTCTTCAACGAGCAGCGCAATCCCATCGCTCTGGTGCGCGTCAAGAACTGCACACGTCGCCGCCAGCGTCCCATGATCCTCACTGTGGAATCGTTCCAAGCCGTCCTGCAGACGCTCAAAGAGCCCTACAAGACGATGGTCATCATTGCCCAGTGCCTCGGTCTGCGCGTGAGCGAGATTGCGGGCTTGAAGTGGGACGACTTCGACTTCGAGCGGCGGCAACTGCTCGTTCAGCGCAGCATCGTGAACGGGCGGGTCGACGACGTGAAGACCGAATACTCCCACGACTATGTACCACTGCATGAATCGCTCATCGCAGTCATGCTGGCCTGGAGTGCGAAGGCTTATCCGACCGAAGAGGGTTGGGTCTTTGCAAATCCTATGACCAGCCGGCCCTTCTACCCCACCGAGATCCAGAAGCGGCATCTCCGCCCGCTCGGGAACAAGTTGGGACTGGGCGCGCTCGGCTGGCATACGTTCCGCCACACGTACCGTTCGTGGCTGGACGAGACCGGAGCTCCGATGAAGGTGCAGCAAGAGTTGATGCGACATGCCTCGATCCAGACGACCATGAACGTCTACGGACAGGCCATGCCGGCTTCCAAAAGGGAGGCCAATGGGAAGGTCGTACAGATGGTACTCACCCCTGCCAGGATGAGCGCCTGA
- a CDS encoding helix-turn-helix domain-containing protein: MTDKKPVSRAVPVSVIAGKEVELLLDSHEAAAVLGVHPRTLQRMAQRGQIAGVQVGKLWRFRPSSLSNWIDNRLSA, translated from the coding sequence ATGACCGACAAGAAACCCGTCAGTCGAGCAGTGCCGGTGAGCGTCATTGCTGGCAAAGAAGTGGAACTTTTACTGGACAGCCACGAAGCCGCAGCTGTCCTGGGAGTACACCCGCGTACCTTGCAACGCATGGCGCAGCGAGGGCAGATTGCAGGCGTTCAAGTCGGAAAGCTCTGGCGGTTCCGGCCATCAAGCCTCTCTAACTGGATCGATAACCGCCTCTCCGCGTGA